One genomic region from Anopheles bellator chromosome 2, idAnoBellAS_SP24_06.2, whole genome shotgun sequence encodes:
- the LOC131209748 gene encoding enhancer of mRNA-decapping protein 3 — MMAEKWVGKSVSIHCRNNIGIFQGIIKRVTPSEVAITKAVRNGIPLKQNNVEVTLKSSDILKFDLIACSNVPSIPSKAIVVANTSMTTSLDDQFDELKLSNNQGKQQLNGLVGTLKQATKSPAIAKLSNNSGTAQVRSENGQGSSKSSSTPIDISGGARVVKTTTSASVPMSSVSFGYHGNGRPGAIEGGSFNSKKNGTNGKAGRSRKNLAKDSTFGSPDDDPVVMDEEFDFEKNLALFDKQAIWNEIDAIQTKASESAKRQAPSSATKTKYRHDENVLASTPAQYRPIEMVCPTKKILSEMREYVTDEGVVIPTVPDRVRTWIEYNAERDGLTRERQNDFLARGATELALQLLGGSRRLTPNNQHQWPKIVIIIDEAPRFTKFGVDKFAASFNPTVRTAYSEEERLSDVGYTTARLLASHGLQTTVCCFNTARTVLSEDNTELKLYKSTGNKYTDHIGELSACDLVIVAASNPNPSLALRKWITDSRAPVLAIDPPVTGIQGVPIKCSILPILPISGIQDDACGRLYLCNIGIPTKYFNQSELIYASPFDKFVIPIHRQKDD, encoded by the exons ATGATGGCGGAAAAATGGGTCGGAAAATCGGTGTCGATCCATTGTCGAAATAATATCGGAATTTTCCAAGGCATCATCAAGCGGGTAACGCCAAGCGAGGTGGCCATCACGAAGGCCGTCCGCAATGGTATTCCGCTGAAGCAGAACAACGTCGAGGTGACGCTCAAATCCAGCGACATCCTCAAATTTGATCTCATAGCGTGCAGCAACGTCCCGAGCATACCGTCGAAAGCGATCGTGGTGGCAAATACTAGCATGACCACGTCGCTCGACGACCAGTTTGACGAACTGAAACTATCCAACAACCAGGGCAAACAGCAACTGAACGGCCTCGTCGGTACATTGAAACAGGCCACGAAATCTCCCGCCATTGCCAAGCTTTCGAATAACAGTGGGACTGCGCAGGTAAGAAGCGAAAATGGCCAAGGATCAAGCAAAAGTAGCAGCACCCCGATCGACATCAGTGGCGGGGCCCGAGTGGTGAAGACGACAACGTCAGCGTCCGTCCCGATGAGCTCCGTTTCCTTCGGTTACCATGGCAACGGGCGACCCGGGGCCATCGAAGGAGGCAGCTTCAACAGTAAGAAGAACGGCACCAATGGTAAGGCGGGCCGCAGTCGAAAGAATCTTGCCAAAGACAGCACGTTTGGCTCGCCGGACGATGATCCGGTTGTGATGGACGAGGAGTTTGATTTTGAGAAAAATCTTGCCCTGTTCGATAAGCAGGCGATCTGGAACGAGATCGATGCGATTCAAACGAAAGCGTCCGAGAGTGCAAAGCGCCAGGCACCAAGCTCGGCCACCAAAACCAAGTATCGGCACGATGAGAATGTGCTAGCCTCGACACCGGCCCAGTACCGGCCGATCGAGATGGTCTGCCCGACGAAGAAGATACTCAGCGAAATGCGGGAGTACGTGACCGACGAAGGGGTCGTGATTCCGACCGTACCGGATCGTGTGCGCACCTGGATCGAGTACAATGCCGAGCGCGACGGTTTGACCCGCGAGCGGCAGAACGACTTTTTAGCACGCGGTGCCACCGAGCTAGCGCTACAGCTGCTGGGCGGTTCGAGGCGTCTCACGCCCAACAACCAGCACCAGTGGCCGAAGATTGTAATTATCATCGATGAGGCGCCGCGTTTTACCAAGTTTGGAGTGGATAAGTTTGCGGCCAGCTTCAATCCGACAGTTCGGACCGCGTACAGCGAGGAGGAACGACTCAGCGACGTTGGCTACACCACGGCCCGGCTGCTCGCCAGCCACGGACTGCAAACGACGGTCTGCTGTTTCAATACCGCCCGGACGGTCCTTTCGGAGGACAATACTGAGCTGAAGCTGTACAAATCGACCGGAAACAAGTACACGGATCATATTGGCG AATTATCGGCGTGTGATCTCGTGATTGTGGCCGCCAGCAACCCGAATCCGAGTCTGGCTCTGCGTAAATGGATCACCGATAGTCGGGCGCCGGTGCTGGCCATCGATCCACCCGTCACCGGGATCCAAGGGGTGCCGATCAAATGCTCCATCTTGCCGATCCTGCCAATAAGCGGCATCCAGGACGATGCCTGCGGTCGGCTGTACCTGTGCAACATCGGCATTCCGACCAAGTACTTCAATCAGTCCGAACTTATCTACGCGAGCCCGTTCGATAAGTTCGTCATTCCGATTCACCGACAAAAGGACGATTAA
- the LOC131207049 gene encoding DALR anticodon-binding domain-containing protein 3: MDVLLVLKQNLTDFLRSEGYPSGFAIKFLDRNLGSTGDVLIKHGLSTELLLNVKRLLRESIEWPLPVERVSLAGNAAQIWFQRAAAYRWGIKWCQSGEHAHSDATVRPTICLNEPLNEHEPLSMREFRENALRKVLRNCFLHNRYQLVTEQDLKQDRLVPQANVTQIDIVHRINKMQRTTDRGERKIEILCGPVLLGPDIPDAAQYIARRSNDMQLIAQHKYGLGRHQVDKLQPTIASLGRSAAIVDVLQSRHSNTIDMRHGTAGSALQSSSKGASFILYNYARLAALFTKYARFQQINGYPELPSIDEVDFTLLTEPEEWQLFYVYVIGLPAILRYTLGNGQLENLGPHRLLEFTTRLVSCLSKYYRQTRIITENRPKLLPVMMARMHLLRCVYDTLDTLLQLIDLEPVREM, from the coding sequence ATGGATGTCTTGCTCGTTCTAAAGCAAAATCTGACCGACTTTTTGCGCTCCGAAGGCTACCCATCCGGGTTTGCTATCAAATTCCTCGATCGAAACCTCGGCTCCACGGGGGACGTGCTGATTAAGCACGGATTAAGCACCGAGTTACTGCTGAACGTGAAGCGACTGCTGCGGGAAAGCATCGagtggccgctgccggtggagcGAGTTTCGCTCGCCGGCAACGCGGCTCAAATTTGGTTCCAGCGAGCCGCGGCCTATCGCTGGGGCATAAAGTGGTGCCAAAGTGGCGAACACGCGCATTCCGACGCCACCGTACGACCAACAATCTGCCTCAACGAACCACTCAACGAGCACGAACCGCTCTCGATGAGGGAATTTCGTGAAAACGCGTTACGAAAAGTTCTCAGGAATTGCTTCCTCCACAACCGGTACCAGCTGGTAACAGAGCAGGATCTGAAGCAGGACCGTTTGGTGCCGCAGGCCAACGTAACCCAGATCGACATAGTTCATaggataaataaaatgcaacgtACAACCGACCGCGGAGagcggaaaattgaaatcctGTGCGGCCCGGTCCTGCTCGGTCCGGATATACCCGACGCGGCACAGTACATCGCTCGCCGTTCCAACGATATGCAGCTGATCGCGCAACACAAGTACGGCTTAGGTCGGCATCAAGTGGACAAACTGCAACCCACCATCGCTAGCTTGGGACGTTCGGCGGCCATCGTTGATGTGCTCCAGTCGAGACATTCCAACACGATTGATATGCGCCACGGGACGGCTGGCAGTGCTTTGCAGTCGTCCAGCAAGGGAGCATCTTTCATACTGTACAACTACGCCCGGTTGGCCGCTCTGTTCACCAAGTACGCGAGATTCCAGCAAATCAACGGCTACCCGGAACTGCCTTCGATTGACGAGGTTGATTTCACGTTGCTCACCGAGCCGGAGGAATGGCAACTGTTCTACGTGTACGTCATCGGACTTCCGGCGATTTTGCGATACACGCTCGGCAATGGTCAGCTGGAAAACCTCGGACCCCACCGGTTGTTGGAGTTTACGACGAGGCTGGTTTCTTGCCTCAGCAAATACTATCGCCAAACGCGTATCATTACTGAGAATCGACCGAAACTGCTTCCGGTCATGATGGCCCGGATGCATCTGCTGAGATGCGTGTACGACACGCTAGACACCTTGCTGCAACTCATTGACCTGGAACCGGTCCGGGAAATGTAA
- the LOC131207050 gene encoding E3 ubiquitin-protein ligase Nedd-4-like: MRSHISSSSTLLSNATPSPIGSLMTPQRPPRRRAQSVGNSNYGSTPALASHTPRGSLFTANDEDVCYVRIKVLSANSLAKKDIFGYSDPYVKIEQNTITGDVNVDQVVTKTKRRTLNPIWNEEFVFRVKPNEHKLVLQVFDENRLTRDGFMGLVDLTLINLPREQEGRTIAFKTYPLRSKRQSSLRGTKVRGSLVLYHAIMRDDDPIIVRTFGSGSASATQTTGTAWSPVSTGDRTSSPAAASTPVLTPAQSQSPGPNSHQLQQHHYHERQQQPEPLPPGWEVRQDPVGRTYYVNHIARTTQWDRPSILYAQPGLNEMVAAFQRRFHISNDPDNGNNNSSLSNEVGMSSPPSGQPNSSAGTVPVHTSRSDSPAVSGSSSASPTAGTASSTAAAAAAPSASGLPPGWAVQTAANGRLFFIDHIHKTTSWVDPRTGLASPIPNAPGSVANGAGGSGTANGALSNGQDSRSTDDNLGPLPEGWEERVHTDGRTFFIDHNTRITQWDDPRLSNPKIAGQVVPYSRDYKQKYEFFKNQLHKPNNVPNKIDIKVKRASILEDSYRVINSVTRTDLLKTKLWVEFEGETGLDYGGLAREWFYLLSKEMFNPYYGLFEYSAMDNYTLQINPDSGLCNEEHLNYFRFIGRIAGMAIYHGKLLDAFFIRPFYKMMLQKPIDLKDMEAVDTEYYNSLLYIKENDPSPLALTFSLNDERLGTMHQHDLKPDGADLEVTNDNKDEYIRLVIDWKFEARVKDQMQAFLEGVSSLVPLNLLKIFDENELELLMCGIQSIDVNDWKKNTMYKGDYYANHAVVLWFWRAVLSFNNEMRARLLQFVTGTSRVPMNGFKELYGSNGPQLFTIEKWGTVNNFPRAHTCFNRLDLPPYENYAQLKQKLISAIEGSQGFAGVD, from the exons ATGCGATCgcacatcagcagcagctcaacCCTCCTGTCGAACGCAACGCCATCGCCGATCGGTTCGCTGATGACACCGCAGCGGCCGCCCCGCCGCAGGGCGCAATCGGTAGGCAACTCCAACTATGGCTCGACCCCAGCGCTAGCTTCCCATACGCCACGAGGATCACTGTTTACGGCC AACGACGAAGATGTCTGCTACGTGCGAATCAAAGTGCTGTCGGCGAATTCActcgccaaaaaggacatctTCGGCTACAGCGATCCATACGTCAAGATCGAGCaaaacaccatcaccggcgaTGTTAACGTAGATCAGGTGGTGaccaaaacgaagcgaagg ACGCTAAATCCGATCTGGAACGAAGAGTTTGTGTTTCGAGTCAAACCGAACGAACACAAGCTTGTGCTGCAGGTGTTTGACGAAAATCGCCTCACGCGCGATGGCTTCATGGGACTGGTCGATCTGACGCTGATCAACTTGCCGCGCGAACAAGAGGGCCGAACGATCGCATTCAAAACGTATCCGCTGCGGTCCAAGCGCCAGTCCAGTTTGCGCGGGACCAAAGTGCGCGGCTCGCTCGTCCTGTACCATGCGATCATGCGTGACGATGATCCGATCATTGTGCGAACATTTGGAAGTGGAAGTGCTAGTGCCACCCAAACGACCGGAACGGCCTGGTCCCCGGTGAGCACCGGTGATCGAACGTCGTCGCCTGCAGCGGCCAGCACACCCGTTCTAACGCCGGCGCAGTCTCAATCGCCCGGGCCAAATTCGCATCAGCTGCAACAGCACCACTACCATGaacggcaacagcaaccggaACCACTGCCACCGGGATGGGAGGTGCGACAGGATCCGGTCGGCAGGACGTACTACGTGAACCACATTGCCCGAACCACGCAGTGGGACCGGCCCAGCATTCTGTACGCCCAACCGGGGCTGAACGAAATGGTGGCCGCGTTTCAGCGACGGTTTCATATCAGCAACGATCCGGacaatggcaacaacaacagcagcctg TCGAATGAAGTCGGGATGTCTTCCCCCCCAAGTGGCCAACCCAACAGCAGTGCTGGAACCGTTCCGGTGCACACATCACGATCGGACTCACCGGCGGTGTCGGGCAGTTCGAGTGCCTCCCCGACAGCCGGAACGGCGTCttcaactgctgctgcagcagcagctcccaGTGCTTCAGGTCTTCCGCCCGGTTGGGCAGTACAGACAGCGGCAAACGGGCGTCTTTTCTTCATTGATCACATCCACAAAACAACATCCTGGGTCGATCCGCGTACTGGCCTCGCAAGCCCCATTCCTAATGCACCCGGCTCAGTTGCCAACGGTGCTGGCGGTTCCGGAACGGCCAACGGAGCACTCAGCAATGGGCAAGATTCGCGCTCAACGGACGATAATCTGGGTCCGCTGCCCGAGGGCTGGGAGGAACGGGTCCACACCGATGGGCGCACGTTCTTCATCGATCACAACACGCGCATCACGCAGTGGGATGATCCACGACTTTCGAACCCGAAAATTGCCGGCCAAGTGGTGCCGTACTCACGCGACTATAAGCAAAAGTATGAATTCTTCAAAAACCAGCTCCACAAGCCGAACAACGTGCCGAACAAGATCGACATCAAGGTGAAGCGGGCCTCGATCCTCGAGGATTCGTATCGGGTGATTAACTCGGTCACGAGGACCGATCTACTGAAGACGAAGCTGTGGGTCGAATTTGAAGGTGAGACCGGTCTCGACTATGGTGGATTGGCACGTGAGTGGTTCTATCTGCTGTCGAAGGAGATGTTCAATCCGTACTATGGACTGTTTGAGTATTCGGCGATGGACAACTATACGCTGCAGATCAATCCGGACAGTGGGCTGTGCAACGAGGAGCATCTCAACTACTTCCG ctTTATTGGCCGAATCGCCGGAATGGCCATCTACCACGGTAAGCTTCTCGATGCGTTCTTCATTCGGCCATTCTACAAAATGATGCTCCAGAAGCCGATCGATCTGAAAGATATGGAGGCGGTCGATACGGAGTACTACAACTCGCTGCTCTACATCAAGGAGAATGATCCGAGCCCGTTGGCCCTAACGTTCAGTCTGAACGACGAGCGGTTGGGCACGATGCACCAGCACGACCTGAAACCGGACGGTGCCGATCTGGAGGTGACCAATGATAACAAGGACGAGTACATTCGGTTGGTGATTGATTGGAAGTTTGAGGCTCGCGTTAAGGATCAGATGCAAGCGTTCCTCGAAGGGGTCAGTTCGCTGGTTCCGCTTAATCTACTTAAAATTTTCGATGAGAACGAACTAGAACTACTGATGTGCGGCATTCAGAGCATCGACGTGAACGACTGGAAGAAGAACACGATGTACAAGGGGGATTACTACGCGAACCATGCGGTCGTGCTGTGGTTCTGGCGGGCGGTGCTTTCGTTCAACAATGAAATGCGAGCCCGGTTGCTGCAGTTTGTAACCGGGACGTCGCGGGTGCCGATGAACGGCTTCAA